A single Oncorhynchus nerka isolate Pitt River unplaced genomic scaffold, Oner_Uvic_2.0 unplaced_scaffold_2337, whole genome shotgun sequence DNA region contains:
- the LOC135567229 gene encoding zinc finger protein OZF-like, whose translation MASVKLEDCSQTLELNVNIKDEEEEEEKIRTTVSHGDHVETFSTSREQQQEDQRAKRSHHCPHCEEIFPFLSKLKIHLKIHTGEKPYSCSGCGKRFKTSTQLKVHQRTHTCEKPYSCSDCGTSFSQLSHLKSHERIHTGEKPYSCSDCVKYFKTSTELKIHRINHTGEKPYSCSDCVKYFKTSTQLKVHQRTHTGEKPYSCSGCGKHFKTSTQLKVHQKTHIGDKPFFCPDCGTSFSQLSHLKTHERLHTGEKPYSCSDCGKCFKTSNQLKVHQRTHTGEKPYSCSDCGKCFTTSTDLKDHQRTHTGEKPFFCPDCGTSFSQLCHLKSHERIHTGEKPYSCSDCGKCFKTINELKIHQRTHTGEKPYFCSDCGTSFSQLSHLKSHERIHTGEKPYSCSDCGKCLKTSNELKVHQRAHTGEKPYSCSDCGKCFTKSTHLKVHQRTHTGEKPYSCSDCGLSFSRLYTLKKHEHTHGEKPYSYSASVKCFKTVTELKVHQRTHS comes from the coding sequence gagaccaTGTTGAGACATTCTCTACATCCAGAGAGCAACAGCAGGAAGATCAGAGAGCTAAGAGGTCTCATCACTGCCCACATTGTGAAGAGATTTTCCCATTTCTATCAAAGCTAAAAATACACCtaaaaatacacacaggagagaagccttactcctgctctggcTGTGGAAAACGTTTTAAAACATCAACCCAGCTAAAAGTTCATCAAAGAACACACACATGTGAGAAGccatactcctgctctgactgtggaactaGTTTCTCTCAACTTTCCCACTTAAAAtcacatgaacgtatacatacaggggagaagccttattcctgctctgactgtgtaaaatatttcaaaacatcaACTGAGCTAAAAATTCATAGGATaaatcacacaggagagaagccatactcctgctctgactgtgtaaaatatttcaaaacatcaACTCAGCTAAAGGTTCAtcaaagaacacacacaggagagaagccatacTCCTGCTCTGGCTGTggaaaacattttaaaacatcAACTCAGCTAAAAGTTCATCAGAAGACTCACATAGGAGATAAGCCTTTCTTCTGCCCTGACTGTGGAACTAGTTTCTCTCAACTTTCCCACTTAAAGACACATGAACGTCTACATACAGGGGAGAAGCCAtattcctgctctgactgtggaaaatgttttaaaacatcaaATCAGCTAAAGGTTCATCAAAGAACACACACAGGTGAGAAGccatactcctgctctgactgtggaaaatgcttcacaacatcaactgatctaaaagatcatcaaagaacacacacaggagagaagcctttcttcTGCCCTGACTGTGGAACTAGTTTCTCTCAACTTTGCCACTTAAAAtcacatgaacgtatacatacaggggagaagccatactcctgctctgactgtggaaaatgttttaaaacaatAAATGAGCTAAAaattcaccagagaacacacacaggagagaagccttacttctgctctgactgtgggactAGTTTCTCTCAACTTTCCCACTTAAAAtcacatgaacgtatacatacaggggagaagccatactcctgctctgactgtggaaaatgtttAAAAACATCAAACGAgctaaaagttcatcagagagcacacacaggagaaaagccttactcctgttctgactgtggaaaatgcttcACAAAATCAACTCAtctaaaagttcatcagagaacacacacaggagaaaagccttactCCTGTTCTGACTGTGGTTTAAGTTTCTCTCGACTGTATACCTTAAAAAAACATGAACATACACATGGAGAGAAACCATACTCCTACTCTGCCTCTGTAAAATGCTTCAAAACAGTAACTGAgctaaaagttcat